tacaagaaaataatttaaaacatgtTAAAATAAAACTCAAGATGCACGAAAATTTTTTTATAGCATAAAAAATAATCTAATTAatcaactaaattaatttttaataataaatagatCATATAAGAAATCTGAACTAACGACATACAAAGTACATCGAGATTATTCAAGagacataaataataataaagaaactaaaatatCAAGAAATATACGACACAACTcaacaaaaattacaaaagaaaaaagtaaaaacaaaacaattaacaTACTAAAAATTCATGTCGACCTCCAAGAAGAGACCCTCTCGAAAGAGTATACTGACTGAAAGCAAAAATTACAAAAGAATAAagtcaaaacaaaacaatcaacgtACTAAAAATCTTGCCGACCTCCAAGAAGAGACCCTTTCGAAAGAGTAAACTGAGTGAAGGTTGAAGAAAGCACTAACAAGACCAAAGATGCCAACTGGCATAGAACAAAACCTAATAAATCCAAGCACTGTAGCGAGGCTTTCTCCCAATTTACAAGAGAGAGGGAGAAATCGAGGTCAAGGGAATGAGAGTGAACTCACTTTCAAGAAAGGAAAATAATCTTATTCACCCAGTAATTAAGCGATGAACTTTCCCGATAAAAAACTAATTTGTTACTCAAGTTTCAAATAGTCCAAACGATTGCATGTCATATCAAAACTAGACCTAAAGATTCCCCCTTACCGATACCTAATCCCTAAACCACCTCAAACAACTTTAAGATTGTTTGAGAAATAGACATTTGTCTACGCAACCACCTGAAAAATCTATACAAAATAGTCGACACAATGACACAATAAACAAAAAATGGTCTACTGACTCTACTTGACCCAGACACATTGCACAAACCACCACAATATCAACTTGTAAAATACAATGCCTACAAAGATATTGCATAATCAATAACCTATCCTGCAACAACTTCCAAGAGGACATAAAGACTTTAAAAGGCGCCCAACTATCTCAGCAGGAATCACTCAAACAAACATATTCTCGCCCTATCAgcaagagagaaaagaagatCGTAGACAGTGATCCACTGTCGCATACAGGTCGAAAACGAGTAAATAAAGTATAATATAAAAAGGAGAcactcgagtcgtatcgcaaggagtCTAAGTTAATTTaaccaaatgaaagaaaaaaaagtcttGATAAAATTTTGAAATAGTAGATTAACCTTGGAGTTTAGCCAATCATGGTCCACTCACAAAAAGATGGGGAGGAACTCCACTTACATGAAGAGTCCCTTCAAAGGGTATGTACAAGATACTCAAAGACCTCCTCAAGCCCAGTCTCTTGGATAGCTATAAAGTCCAAGGAATTAGAAATAATGAGATTTTTAATCTTGTCTCGCTTAATCTTACCCCTAAACCTCAAATACTGAAAGACACAATCAACATCGAGCACAACTCCTAAACAACTTAGCAACTCTCAACTATCTATCTCTCTTTCCTATACCCGTTATTCTTTTAATCTCAAGCTTATCTCTACGTACAAAGTACATCCCAATTACTTATCTTGACTCCACTCTTCCTCCCAACCCGCCGAAAGCAAGacctgttttattttaattaacaattgttttTATATTGATCACTAGCAAAATACACGTGTTCGCAcgagtaaatttatttaatacgatatatattgtattctttagatatatatgtaaatttaaaatgtattaacttttgaaaatacaattttattttttaaataaagacaattattaattataataaaatagatattttactTATAGTAACCtgtgagaaaaagaaaaattttgatatttgaaaataagaattttgtatttcaaataaagacaattgttaattaatataaaataggtATTCGTctgaatttttttgttttatttttctatttattcatgtgcttttttgtttatttacattgttaataaatttgaaaaacaaaaataaattaatagttgTAAAAAGTGTATTTGTTTATATTCATCTGTATTCTTTTATttgtttgtaaaaaaattaaatacatacatttaaaaaaaatagttttatacatAAATCACTTAATTTGTACTTTAGGACACATGTAATcattaactttttaaaataatatcataatcATAATACAATAACATTTTAGattgtatttaatttaaaaaagaaaaacaagtctTCTGTTATCCTCCCAAACATGCCATTAGTTAACAATATTAATGTGGAAATTATttagtttgatttattttttctaaaataattttttccaACCATATTTAACTCTAGTAACAGTTAACAAACTAACTAAAAAGTTCACCCAcatttgatatttaaaaattaaaaatggttGATCGAATAATTAATAGGGATGACAATGGGTCAGGTCGGGTTTCACACTACTCAAAATCGGCACCGAATCCAAACCCAAACCTAAATATTATTCcggtgacaaaataacacccacgcccacatcTGTTGGGTTGGAATTTTTTCACTCAAATCCGAACCcgtaacaaaatacataaaatacatttttcctacaactttccatatatatatatatatatatatatatatatatatatatatatatatatatatatatatatatatatatatataatcagatATGATTTCAGATTTCGGGTACGAGTTTTACACTATCCAAATTCGCGCCCGAAATATCAGGTGGCACCCGAATCCAAATTCAAATCCAGTCAACTTgaattttcacccgttgactcggattTGGGTGTGGGTATGTGCCATCCCTAATAATTAACAATTAGAAACATTGATTATTTAGAATAATTGAATTAACCAATCCGCGTGAATTAAACTAAGCCATGCTGATGCTGCAATGAACTTTAACAGATCAGATGTACGGAAATCCCCAAAATTCTATTACTCTGACATTACCACCTAGGAATTAGATGTCCAATTCAACTTTCTACTAGTAATAAATTTTTCTTATattcataaatcaaataaattaataacAACCCAAGCTTTTTAATATTTTACTACTTCCATGCTATAATGATAAAAAGCTATTAATacattattttcatataaaaaatattcttaaaGATTGTGTTGTTAATATATTTGAAGTAActttttagtaaaaataatttagttttaCATGTTTAAAGTTAGATGTGGAAAACATACATGAAAATCTCGATTAAAACcacattaattataaataaaaagtatGTGACAGACATAATTGAGGATCTGAAATTTTGTTCTCCTCTAAAAAAAATGAAGATGGAGCATGTGAACTTtatgttattaaaaattaaaattgcacaaatttttattaatatttatgtcTGTAAAAGTCTGAAAAACATGTTAAAGAatgtaagtcaaaatatttttgttCTGTCCTATAAAAAATATGtacatgtcttttttttttttttgctatgagGAGGGCCTAGGcccaaaaaaaaaatatgtacaTGTCTTGATCGTATTCGTTTTGTCACCTTAATTAAATGCATGTACAAATTTTTTATAaaccatttaaaaaaatgatttggagAAACCTATAAccaaaactaaaattaataaGAATTAAAACAAAGTTTGAAATGATACCAAACTtagagaaaataagaaaaaggttATGCTATTTTTTACCACCACTTTCCTCCTATTGTTAGGGAATAGGGACCCTCTCCCCACTAGACAATAAAGTTACAAAGGTTAGTAGCTTCACACCATTTCCCCAACTATATATTAGACCCACCCATTTCACTCCTCATTCATCTCCATTCCTCTTTTCTCTAAcctcttctttttctctctcacCCTAACAAACCTAATCTTCAACCTCATCTCAAACACCAAACAAAACCAATAACCAAACCAAAACAAATACTCTGTTTTCACTTCCCCTGTTTTTTCtctgtttttttcaaaacattttttccTTTTGGATTTTGGATAAGACAAAATGTCTTCTTCTTTGTGTCAAGGGTTTCAATCTTGTCTTGAACAAGGTGTGTTGGAGCCACGTGTACTTACTCTCAAATTGGCTCCACCAGGATCAAACATTTCACCTTCTTTAGACCAAGAGAAAcctatcatcattatcaacaaTGAATGTGACAAAAATGACACAAACTCTAGCTGGAGTTTCCTTCAAAATCTCACTAAAACTGAAAATGGTAACAACAAAGTTTATGTTCACCCAACTGTGAAACGTTCTGCTTCAATGCTAAGTGAAAAAAGCTTAGAAATGTGCACCGAAAGCCTCGGTAGCGAAACCGGAAGCAATGCTGGTGAAAGTAGTGATGATCTTTCATTGCTTTCTTGTGACACAAGAAACAAtgttaccaacaacaacaacaatagtgGTAGTAACATGAACAATTGTGTGTCTAGAAGAGTGAATAGAGCTAGTAATTTTCCTCCACCACTCACTTCAATAACTGATTTTGGTGGTGTCCATGTTAGGCCTCACCGCGAAGGCGGTAGGTTGATATTGGAAGCCATGGCTTCTCCTTCTGTTAATCCTTATTTTCATGCAGAACGTTGTGATGGTAGGCTTAGGTTGAGTCTAGTTGAGACTGTTTATGattatgatggtgatgatgaagattatgaagaagaagaagatgatgaagttgaagatcaagaagaaaaagagggTGAAAGTGAAAAGGAACATGAAGTGtgtgatgaagaagagtgtgttgagAAAGTTGAAGATGAAATGGGTGTGACAAAGTTTGGAAGGCCAAGAAGATGCAAAGAAAGTGGGAATAGAGATTTTTTTGGTGATGGCTACTTTGAGATTTCAACTACTATTTCTCTATGTCTTTGAATATAATTTGTTtgtattttactattattatccATCTCTCTCTCATGCTTCATTTTCCTTTTAGGATTTCATCACTTATGATTGGTGCTTATTTCTCATTGTCCTAATAGAAGTTAGTTATTATAGTTTTTAGTTATATTTGGACATTGTCCTTCTATCTATGCCCACTTATTCATGTTGCtagtctctttctctctctccctctctcttttGAGTTTTGTTCTTTctatttgttgtatttttgtgttTTCTACTAAAACAATCGtcgataaaattttatttatttcttaactaAATTTTATATTGTCAGGGCTACGTTTATCTGAAGACTCAAAGCATAAACAGTTAagataaaatacatttaaataaaaaatataaatatatttcatCTAAGCTAAAAATCTTGAGAAGATCAGCTAATATAGTCTTAAACGGTTGATAACACGATTAGTTGTTTGCCAAAATCTTTTTatgaatactattattttttcttaaaaagtgCAAAATGAACATGTGAAGTAAAGGAGTACAACTAATTCTAATCCATAGaacaaactttttaaaaaaatgtacaaggaaaaaggaaggagaaaaaGCTAGTAATGGGGTATActataccaacacaaaggtggaCCCAAAACCTTAATTAAACTATATATGTTGATTATCATATTTTGTTATGGTCCTtgtctgatttttttttttcttttcccatGTCAAAATCAATGTATTTATATAAAGAGTGATGTAGTCCCATTTCATTCTAATGATAGGATTTTGCTATGTTGGCAATACTTAAGGTAGAATACCCTTTCAATCTTAGTTTACTATTAGGTTCACGTGAGACTCTAAGTCTCTATTACAACCAATACCTACTACACATTGATAATATCACTCATTATTTGTTTTCATTAGGAAAATAAACCAAATTATCCTCTAAGTTATTAAACCAAATCAATGTTTGAGATTCACttccaagttttttttttttttaaagttatatcAAAGAAGATAGTCTTTTAAGTTGAATCTTTTAAGTTGCCGTTATTATGATGTCGATCTTAGACCGTCGACCGCACCATATTCTTTTAGAATCTATTGTCGATTGCACTATAAAGTCGACCATTGAGAATCCTAGTTTTTAAATTTCCAATCTCAAAAGAAAAACTTCAATCATTATTGAGATGAGATAGGATGATGTATTCCCTACAAGCATATGAAATGTATGTCAGCTAGAGCAACATGGGTGGGCATGGAATCTTGCAAGCTCATGGGAAGTGTTGAGGGTTAAGAGTGAGTGAGGGATGAGATAAAAAGTGCATGGCTTCTTAATGTAGTAATAAATCAATGAAGGGAATTGAAGAGAAATTGTTGCACGTATACTCTCTCCCTCAATACAAAACCTAAAAACAAGTTGTGTTGTACGGTTTTTAGTACCAATGCTTGGTAACTATCAAAAAGGAGGCATGGAATTGGAGGGACCCCTAAACTGTATAACATGACTGACTTCCTCATGTATAGTGTATCTCACCCATGTGATACCATTTGCCACTTCTCTCTAGTCAGTCCATCATCATGTTATCAACACATTGTAAATTTTAACCATTGGCCCTACTATCTTTTCTTTATTAAAGGATTCTCACATCATTCCATGAGCGCGACACATCCAGTAACACATTTGAGAGTGAAACGACTGAAAACCGATTCTCACAAAACACTTAGTTATATCAACAATTGAATCGAAATTTTAAGGTATACGATTTAGGGTTTAGAGTTTAAATCTAACCAAGAGAGGAGGGCAGATAGTTTTAAGTGCGATTAAATTTTGAATGGATAATTCAGATGTACTCGAATCAGTTGACACCTATTTAAAATGGCACAATGAACTTGAAAAGTCTCGTTGCCAATTGAAATGATTTAAGTTTAGGATGCTCTTAGGTTTTAGGGGAGCTAAAGGATCAAATCAATGTGGATTAGAAAAAAATATTCTTATGCAAGATATTATTATATCATGAAAGTGAGTAGATATCCTAGTTGTGTTGATGTGACATTAATATAAGGTGTTTAGGGATGAAGTTGGGTGTGAAAGAAATTCTTGAAGAGGGGAAGACAATGGCTAATCGTGGAGTTTGGGCATCCATACATTAACTTATTTTTGTGTTGATGGTTTGGATGACACTAGTAGTGAAATGAAACTTTGAACACCATCACATGCATCATTTGGTCCCTAACATCATGTGCTACCTTTAAGAACCTTGTTTTTATGTCCTTTAAGCACAGATTCTCTCACCATATCATCTCACAGTAAGAAAAATCTTTAGGGCAATCCGCATGTCCCcctaatttgtttattttttgtcaCATGGAGAGGTACTAATAATGCTAATATCTATAAAAAGATCACTTAAAGGGgaaagttttttttctttctttttatcttCAATTTATGGATTCGTTTTAGGTGATAGAGTTTGGTGTATTGTTGAAAAATGCTGCCTCTCAAGTTTCATATTCGACCACCTAAGGCTTGAACCAAAAGAATAGGAAATTGTAGCACATTATGCTTCATTCTACTTATTCTTTTTCTAGTCTTGTTGTCGATCACATAGAGTTTTGTATCTTCAATTAAGTCAAGTAAAAAATTCAAGACTACAATTGTGATTGTGATGTCAAGATTTTTCATGTATACACAATCTTAATTACATCATTTGTATTTGAGCGGGGTACCTTATGTTCTATAGTCATGATGATTTGGAATAAACTTGAGAATCTTTTCTTGGAACTTCTATATGAAACTCAAGGCAAGCCAATATTAGATAAACTTTtctaaaataatgaaaaaagaaaatttaaaacgaTTTTGTTAGTACAACAATAAGTACACAAGAGAAAAGAGAAGATAAATTGTAAgacaataacatgatacatataCGAGAGATATTTTTACTTCAAGAATAAGTTTAAAACACCTATTCTAAATTTTAaccattgatttttattaatttaacaactttaattgatcatttaatctaattattttttatataaatcattaattaaagtcgttagattaatgaaaatcaaagaTTAAGATTTAGAGTAAGTATTTTAAATTTACTCCTAAAGTAAGAAtatctccatatatatatatatatatatatatatatatatatatatatatatatatatatatatatatatatatatatatatatatatatatatatatatatatatatataattttctcttatgcttttgaattaaaatgatgTGAGATGTAATTAAATATTTGGTTTGAAGAGTGAGACTCTACTAAGAGTAATGGAGTAGTTGAAGAGAATCTATatattgtaacaattttcacataataTTTGACATCGATCCTAGTTGTTTCTTCTATTTTGGAGTGTCTATGTTCTTGAGTTGAGATTGACAAAGAATCATTTTTTTCTTCCTATTTTAGAGTTATCACGTTACTTCTCTGTGTTGtgattgtgttcattatttttctcTGTGTATATTTTTCCAACAACTGATATCACTTGTTGGGAGAGTCTAGAGAAGTCAAAGGTTACAACGAGCTAAATGCTCTAGAACAACAAAAGAGGGAGATGTCACATCTTTACCAAAAATCTTAAGACATTAGGTATATGAATTATCTCTCTTATATATTCAGCAATTTATCCATTCACAGGTGACATGAGACTTAACCCCTGACACTTGAATCCAACAATCTACCTTAGATCTTATAAAAAGATCTGACACAATATACAATTTCAGCTCCCTCACCAAGCCAAACCACAGATTATTATACCATTTGTTGAGGAGTTTTagaaaatcaataacaacaacatatcaaATGATCTAGGACCACAAGAGATAAAAATGAAAACACTAGATCTCAATATTAATCTTAAGACGTTAGATATGGTCGATCACCTCTCTTATAATTCTAACTTTTTACATATCTATCCTGCACCAAGTCGAATTAGAGATTTTGATATACTACTTTTTTGGGAGTacgagaaaataaaaaataacaagtcAAATGCTCCAAGGCTATGAAAGAGAGACACAACacatattcatttaaaatattatgGAATTATACGTTGGAGAGCCCCATAAGGGCCAAAAGTGTCAATTGACTAAATGTAGTATCTAAGAGACCTAAACACCACATATTCGTCCAAAATCTTAAGGCATTAGAGGTATGAATCATTTATCTTATAAACCCAACAATTCCTCCATTTCTAATCGATCCGGGACTTTATCCACTCATATTTGAGTCCCAACAATCTCCCCCACAAATATGATTCACCTATATCATTAGTCTTGATTCATACTAGGATCTCACTTCCGTTCACCGGGTCTAACCAAGAGACTCTAATAATATCACTTGTTGGGGATTCGAGAGCATCGAAAATATCAATTGATTAAACATTCAAGATCAAAGAAACATTGACATCACATATCCACTCAAAATTTTGACGCTCTCTAGACTcttcaatattatatatatttaacattttatttatttatagactATGTGAGACTTAACTATTTATATTTGAGTTCAACAATTTAAATtgcaaaatgattaaaaaaagacGATGTTTTATGAAGATTTATGTTTTTATTCCCTTTTCTATTATTTGTTATTGTaacttatatttattttaatccaTATAAATGTTATACATTAAAAATTTGGTAATTATGTCTTTCTTCTTTGGCGTGTCATGAATTTAAGTAGAGCTTAACTTGTATAGTTAAATTTGTTATAGAAAACAACCAATGTACTTACTACAATTCAATTACCATCAGATAATCAATataacattttattaaaatttaacatCTCATCATTATCTATTCTAAATCATAATGTCTCTATCTTATATAGGAATTTTACTTTTAGAGGTACATATGATAAACACTGTTTTGACTATTTGGTGTTGTTTTTGTCTACTGTTTGAGGATTTCCCCAATGGTAGGTAACATGATCTGACAAATCGTTTGTCATAATTGATTGCATATTATGTTGTTCAAGTACTTATAAACACCATGATTCGTCTTGCATAAACATATCATAATGATAATATTAACCCACCATGCAATGTACTCAAGAATCAACAAACATAAATAGTCAACCATCTCATTCTACGGAATATATTGTTTGGCCAAAGATGTTTGGGAATTTAGTAATTGATTTGCCCaaaataatagttattatttcaatttatatatttattaaaaatatataaaaatgaaagagaaaaaaaataataggGATGAAGAAAACTTATATTAAAAGGACAGTTTTTCTAGAAATAAATCAATTATGTAGGGCTCATATTCAAATCAAAAACTTATGTTGGGTCTTATATAGCTGTCATACTTATGGTTGGCTCATATTCAAATCAAAAACTTCATTTTGCTTGAAGAAATTCTCTCCAAAAAAGTTTGCACTATTGCATGAAATAAAATGTGTCCCCCTTTGGATAGTGGAGGTATCGGTGGTAGTCTTCTTAAGCTAATTAATGATGTTGCTCGGTTGAAATTTTTTAGAGGTTTATACTTCCAACAAAACtttataaaagagaaaaaaatgagaGAAAGGTATGGAAGGACAAAACCAAAACCTagtttaaacaaatttaagaCTATCCTCTAATTTAGTGTCGTACAACATAATTTTCAgaagttttatattttttctcattttatttttGTGATATAGATTTTGTTGGAATTAAACTCAAAACTTTGAGCAATTTATTATCGTTAcacaatgataatgataatgaaaagagaaaatataattgaagaagaaaaaaaattgaaaaagaaagtgaataagggttttaaaataaataggagaagaagaaaaatttctACAGAGCTTTTCTCTGCTTACAAACTATAAAATTTTATTCTATGTTATACAATTGCATTAACTATATTACAAAAATAAGGGTTATTCCCTATTTATAGTTGAACTTGTTTGCTCCAAAATACAAAAGCCTAAAATACCTAATTCTGTTAACTACAAAAATAGGCCTATGTCGAAATCTCAGTTGAGGCTACTCCTTCGACATTTCAACAAACACAAATCGACACACACATTAGGCTAATCAACACAACCTTCCTTCTGTCGAGCAAC
The Vicia villosa cultivar HV-30 ecotype Madison, WI linkage group LG6, Vvil1.0, whole genome shotgun sequence genome window above contains:
- the LOC131612491 gene encoding protein FANTASTIC FOUR 1-like, with the translated sequence MSSSLCQGFQSCLEQGVLEPRVLTLKLAPPGSNISPSLDQEKPIIIINNECDKNDTNSSWSFLQNLTKTENGNNKVYVHPTVKRSASMLSEKSLEMCTESLGSETGSNAGESSDDLSLLSCDTRNNVTNNNNNSGSNMNNCVSRRVNRASNFPPPLTSITDFGGVHVRPHREGGRLILEAMASPSVNPYFHAERCDGRLRLSLVETVYDYDGDDEDYEEEEDDEVEDQEEKEGESEKEHEVCDEEECVEKVEDEMGVTKFGRPRRCKESGNRDFFGDGYFEISTTISLCL